One Aerococcus urinaeequi DNA segment encodes these proteins:
- a CDS encoding DsbA family oxidoreductase has protein sequence MEITIWSDFVCPFCYIGQTHLERAMDNFAHADEITIEHKSFELMPGAKYDPSKNFYEAFADLKGTTVEQAEQMNEQVTQMAAATGLNFNFSDMKMADTMPAHRVFQYAKTQGKDDEYFKAFYTAYFEDGALISDEDTIVALSESVGLDGNKVREILASEDQFQAEATADIFRAGEVGVQGVPFFVFNNKYAVQGAQPVEVFQQVLDQVYAEEQEA, from the coding sequence ATGGAAATTACAATTTGGTCTGACTTCGTATGTCCATTCTGTTACATTGGACAAACACACTTGGAACGCGCTATGGATAACTTTGCCCACGCAGATGAAATTACGATTGAGCACAAATCATTCGAATTAATGCCTGGTGCAAAATATGATCCAAGCAAAAACTTCTATGAAGCTTTTGCAGATTTAAAAGGGACAACTGTTGAACAGGCAGAGCAAATGAACGAGCAAGTGACACAAATGGCTGCAGCTACTGGCTTAAACTTCAACTTTTCTGATATGAAGATGGCAGACACCATGCCTGCACATCGTGTATTCCAATATGCGAAAACACAAGGCAAAGATGACGAATATTTTAAAGCATTCTATACAGCTTATTTCGAAGATGGCGCTTTAATCAGCGATGAAGATACAATCGTTGCGCTATCTGAATCAGTCGGCTTAGATGGAAACAAGGTCCGCGAAATTTTAGCTAGTGAAGATCAATTCCAAGCTGAAGCTACTGCTGATATCTTCCGTGCTGGTGAAGTTGGTGTTCAAGGTGTACCTTTCTTCGTATTTAATAATAAATACGCAGTACAAGGTGCCCAACCTGTAGAAGTATTCCAACAAGTATTAGACCAGGTATACGCAGAAGAACAAGAAGCATAA
- a CDS encoding putative RNA methyltransferase encodes MESKRTQAIQKFNYWATRMICPICQSNLSFTNNQVRCDHNHSFDIAKQGYINLAPNHQEAHYNNELFAARQRIMGDAKLYTGIYDQILDLLVEQGIDLNSVNNIIDLGTGEGSHFHYFIDHWQNRTQQTTIPMALGLDLAKDGIVSAAKHYTNALWVVADLGQLPFTPASIDGAITILSPSNYHHLNQALSEKGWFIKVIPGPNYLRELREIVLTPENQQQDDRTSINKFKAAFNQFSQSSYRKTITLDEKQMADLIKMTPLMWHANDKQLERAHALTQITIDLSILFGQKE; translated from the coding sequence ATGGAATCAAAACGAACACAAGCAATCCAAAAATTTAACTACTGGGCAACACGCATGATCTGCCCTATCTGCCAAAGCAATCTTTCTTTTACCAATAATCAAGTCCGTTGCGATCATAATCACAGCTTCGACATCGCTAAACAAGGTTACATTAACCTTGCACCCAATCACCAAGAAGCACATTATAATAATGAACTTTTTGCCGCACGCCAACGTATTATGGGAGACGCTAAATTATATACAGGCATCTATGATCAAATATTAGATTTATTAGTCGAGCAAGGTATCGACTTAAACTCAGTGAACAATATCATTGATTTGGGAACTGGCGAAGGCAGCCATTTTCACTATTTTATCGACCACTGGCAAAATAGAACACAGCAAACAACCATTCCCATGGCACTTGGATTAGACTTAGCCAAGGATGGAATTGTTTCTGCTGCTAAACATTATACCAATGCCCTATGGGTGGTTGCTGATTTAGGTCAATTACCATTTACACCTGCTAGTATTGATGGAGCCATAACGATTCTATCACCATCAAACTACCATCATCTTAACCAAGCCTTGTCAGAAAAAGGTTGGTTTATTAAGGTGATTCCTGGACCAAATTATTTACGAGAACTAAGAGAAATCGTACTAACACCAGAAAATCAACAACAAGATGATCGTACTTCAATCAATAAATTTAAGGCAGCCTTCAACCAATTTAGCCAATCAAGCTATAGGAAAACAATCACTTTAGACGAAAAACAAATGGCAGACTTAATCAAGATGACCCCTTTAATGTGGCATGCTAATGATAAACAACTAGAGCGTGCACATGCACTCACGCAAATTACGATAGATTTATCCATCTTATTCGGCCAAAAGGAATAG
- a CDS encoding SDR family oxidoreductase, giving the protein MPDKLKSAYIAAKFGQVGFTKATALENALNGITVNTVQPGPVRTALIENQLPKLAEQDGTSIEEALNHHILGKQWIKRLLEPSEIGATAVFLATDEAGAITGEEIGVAGGI; this is encoded by the coding sequence ATGCCGGATAAATTAAAATCAGCATATATCGCAGCTAAATTTGGTCAAGTAGGGTTCACAAAAGCAACTGCTTTAGAAAATGCGCTAAATGGTATTACTGTAAATACTGTCCAACCTGGTCCTGTTCGTACGGCCTTAATTGAAAACCAATTGCCTAAATTAGCAGAGCAAGATGGTACATCAATTGAGGAAGCATTAAATCATCATATTCTAGGTAAACAATGGATTAAGCGTTTATTAGAACCATCAGAAATTGGTGCAACAGCAGTATTTTTAGCTACTGATGAAGCGGGCGCTATTACTGGTGAAGAAATTGGAGTAGCTGGTGGTATTTAG
- a CDS encoding SDR family NAD(P)-dependent oxidoreductase, with protein sequence MELGLAGKVAIITGASRGIGFETAKSLASEGADVTIVARREDRLIDAQTAIQEITGRKVHYVVGDVTVEEDAKRVVSETIDQFGHIDILINNAGGSSAQSFDAVDNAEWQRDLNIKIFGVVNFTREVLPYFKEQNSGAIVNLTAIAGKTPPANSLPTSTSRAAGLGLTKELSKELGQYNIRVNAVSIGLVRSEQIEKRWQDNAADQTWEEFSKSQSANTPLGRIGETVEAANAITFLVSDAASYISGVALNIDGGAASVM encoded by the coding sequence ATGGAACTAGGTTTAGCAGGAAAAGTAGCGATTATTACAGGAGCTAGCCGTGGAATTGGATTTGAAACGGCTAAATCATTGGCAAGTGAGGGGGCAGATGTGACAATTGTTGCCCGTCGCGAGGACCGACTGATTGATGCGCAAACAGCTATTCAAGAAATTACCGGTCGCAAAGTCCATTATGTTGTTGGGGATGTAACAGTTGAGGAAGATGCCAAAAGGGTAGTTTCTGAGACAATTGATCAATTTGGTCATATTGATATTTTAATTAATAATGCGGGTGGCTCATCTGCTCAAAGTTTCGATGCAGTTGATAATGCTGAATGGCAACGAGACTTGAATATTAAAATTTTTGGTGTTGTGAATTTCACACGTGAAGTATTGCCATATTTTAAGGAACAAAATTCAGGCGCTATTGTGAATTTAACCGCTATAGCTGGTAAAACACCTCCAGCCAATTCATTACCAACGTCAACTAGCCGTGCTGCTGGTCTTGGCTTAACAAAGGAATTAAGTAAAGAATTAGGTCAGTATAATATTCGTGTGAATGCTGTCTCTATTGGTTTAGTGCGTAGTGAACAAATCGAAAAACGTTGGCAAGATAACGCTGCTGATCAAACTTGGGAAGAATTTTCTAAAAGCCAATCAGCGAATACACCTTTAGGTCGTATTGGTGAAACAGTGGAAGCTGCCAATGCTATTACTTTCTTAGTATCTGATGCAGCCTCTTATATTTCAGGTGTGGCACTTAATATCGATGGTGGCGCGGCTTCAGTCATGTAA
- a CDS encoding VOC family protein, translated as MRQIAIQLCFNDQAEEAVKYYTKIFDQSDITREVHYPMPNGESVAYDFTIENQAFAAFNGGPDFKMNPSFSLMVSLDTAEEVDALYAKLAKGGKDLMPLDTYPFSDRYAWVEDRFGLSWQIMLAPDVAKNHKIRVSLLFAGQYCGQSEQALNDYATIFQNAAPGHINYYQEGEAQDARAKVNYAELNVGDQQLVFMDHGFGSDEEFSEAISFLIVAGAQSEVDYYWEKLSADEEAESMGWLKDSHGISWQVVPQAYFQIMETATEEQKKRVLDALFKMKRMDVARLENAKFGIG; from the coding sequence ATGCGACAAATTGCGATCCAATTATGTTTCAACGACCAAGCTGAAGAAGCGGTTAAATACTATACTAAAATTTTTGACCAAAGTGACATTACACGTGAAGTTCATTATCCTATGCCCAATGGTGAATCTGTTGCTTACGATTTTACAATTGAAAACCAAGCCTTTGCAGCCTTTAATGGGGGACCTGATTTTAAGATGAACCCTTCATTCTCCTTGATGGTATCTTTAGATACTGCTGAAGAGGTGGATGCTTTATATGCTAAATTAGCAAAAGGCGGGAAAGACTTGATGCCTTTAGATACTTACCCCTTTAGCGACCGCTATGCCTGGGTAGAAGACCGGTTTGGTTTGTCTTGGCAAATTATGTTGGCGCCGGATGTAGCTAAAAATCATAAAATCCGCGTATCACTATTGTTTGCCGGCCAATATTGTGGTCAATCTGAACAAGCTTTAAATGATTATGCAACTATTTTTCAAAATGCAGCGCCAGGCCACATCAATTATTACCAAGAAGGTGAAGCTCAAGATGCCCGTGCTAAGGTGAATTATGCCGAGTTAAATGTTGGCGACCAACAATTAGTGTTTATGGACCATGGATTTGGTAGTGATGAAGAATTTTCTGAAGCGATTTCCTTCCTAATCGTTGCTGGTGCGCAATCAGAAGTAGATTACTATTGGGAAAAATTATCAGCTGACGAAGAAGCTGAGTCTATGGGTTGGTTGAAAGATAGTCACGGTATTTCTTGGCAAGTAGTACCACAAGCCTACTTCCAAATCATGGAAACAGCCACTGAAGAACAAAAGAAACGTGTATTAGATGCTTTATTCAAAATGAAGAGAATGGATGTTGCTCGTTTAGAAAATGCTAAATTTGGTATCGGCTAA
- a CDS encoding MetQ/NlpA family ABC transporter substrate-binding protein, with protein sequence MKKWTKGLLTVLGTATLALGACGNQASESTATSEDEATTSGLLEDGVLTIGVTAGPHEEIFELVKEKAAADGLDIELVVFNDYIAPNTALADGELDLNSIQTGPYLETVIEDTGYEFTKAFENITIPMGIYSEQYDTVDELQEGDTIAVPNTPSQEGRALLVLERAGVITLPEGLGIAATVDDIEENPLNLNFITGDPAQFIAQLPDVAAAGINSNYILDAGLSAEELAIAMEDPEDTTWVNWVVSRTEDAEDPVITQLEEYYKTDEVKTFIEETFKGAVVASW encoded by the coding sequence ATGAAGAAATGGACTAAAGGGTTATTAACAGTATTAGGGACGGCGACGCTTGCGTTAGGTGCTTGCGGGAATCAAGCAAGTGAATCAACAGCTACTAGTGAGGACGAGGCAACAACATCAGGCTTGCTAGAAGATGGCGTCCTAACGATTGGTGTCACAGCTGGTCCCCACGAAGAAATTTTTGAATTGGTAAAAGAAAAGGCCGCAGCGGATGGTTTGGACATTGAATTAGTGGTATTCAATGATTACATCGCACCAAATACTGCCTTAGCGGATGGTGAATTAGACCTTAACTCTATTCAAACTGGACCTTATTTAGAAACCGTAATCGAGGACACAGGATACGAGTTTACAAAGGCTTTTGAAAATATCACCATTCCAATGGGGATATACTCTGAACAATACGATACAGTAGATGAATTACAAGAAGGCGATACGATTGCTGTACCAAATACCCCTTCTCAAGAAGGGCGTGCACTTCTAGTATTGGAGCGGGCTGGTGTGATTACTTTGCCTGAAGGTTTAGGTATTGCTGCTACAGTCGACGATATTGAAGAAAATCCATTGAATTTAAACTTTATTACCGGGGATCCAGCCCAATTTATCGCCCAATTACCGGATGTGGCTGCAGCAGGTATCAACTCAAATTATATTTTAGATGCTGGATTGAGTGCAGAAGAGTTGGCTATCGCTATGGAAGATCCTGAAGATACTACATGGGTAAACTGGGTTGTATCCCGTACAGAAGATGCCGAAGATCCCGTTATTACGCAACTAGAAGAATATTATAAGACCGACGAAGTGAAGACCTTTATCGAAGAAACATTTAAAGGTGCAGTAGTTGCTTCTTGGTAA
- a CDS encoding aminotransferase class I/II-fold pyridoxal phosphate-dependent enzyme, with translation MSDFQPSKAVQSLPNQYFSSLTATIADLKSRYDDVIDLAVGTPDLPAPKALKEALRSAIDKPQYDRYGPYRGEPLLKEAVARFYQSQFGVTVDPQTEVTLFHGSKEAIMKVSQVLVNQGEGILLPNPTYPDYLSAVGLTQAETIFMDLLEENNYLVDFNQLSQVDLDRSRLMYLNYPNNPTGALATPKFFEEAVAVAKNNDIFVVHDFAYAPYVFDQDKPLSFLQTPEAKEVALELFSLSKLYNIPGWRIGFAVGNAQVVGYLNSLQDHTTVGMYGAIQEAVATLLVEEDQSFIGKMKNTYQARRDAVICIFDQAGIEVEPSKGTIYQWMQTPSGLDAETFAHVLAEEAHVAVAPGNGFGTAGQGYIRIGLIADTAILQEAASRIARVYKQFNN, from the coding sequence ATGAGTGATTTTCAACCGTCAAAAGCGGTGCAATCCTTGCCAAACCAATATTTTTCAAGTTTGACAGCGACGATTGCTGACCTCAAAAGTCGCTATGATGATGTGATCGATTTAGCAGTGGGTACGCCTGACTTACCGGCACCCAAAGCCTTGAAAGAGGCCTTGCGTTCGGCTATCGACAAACCACAATATGATCGATACGGACCTTACCGAGGTGAACCCTTATTGAAGGAAGCGGTGGCACGTTTTTATCAATCACAGTTTGGCGTTACAGTGGATCCACAAACTGAAGTGACCTTATTCCACGGGTCTAAAGAAGCGATTATGAAGGTGAGTCAGGTGTTGGTGAACCAAGGAGAGGGTATTTTATTGCCCAACCCCACCTATCCAGACTACTTATCTGCTGTTGGTTTAACACAGGCAGAGACCATTTTTATGGACCTATTAGAAGAGAACAACTATTTAGTGGACTTTAATCAGCTAAGCCAAGTAGACCTTGACCGATCCCGGCTAATGTACCTAAATTATCCCAATAACCCAACAGGTGCTTTAGCAACGCCAAAATTTTTTGAAGAAGCAGTGGCAGTAGCCAAAAATAATGATATTTTTGTAGTCCATGACTTTGCCTACGCCCCCTATGTTTTTGACCAGGATAAGCCACTATCCTTTTTGCAAACGCCAGAAGCTAAGGAAGTGGCCCTTGAACTATTTTCCTTATCAAAACTTTACAATATTCCAGGATGGCGGATTGGTTTTGCAGTAGGAAATGCTCAGGTTGTTGGCTACCTGAATAGCCTGCAAGACCATACAACAGTTGGCATGTACGGGGCTATTCAAGAAGCGGTTGCCACTTTATTGGTAGAAGAAGATCAAAGCTTTATTGGCAAAATGAAAAACACTTACCAAGCTAGACGAGACGCAGTTATTTGCATATTTGACCAAGCCGGTATTGAAGTAGAGCCATCTAAGGGAACAATTTACCAATGGATGCAGACACCAAGTGGTCTAGATGCGGAGACTTTTGCGCATGTGCTTGCTGAAGAAGCGCACGTAGCGGTGGCACCGGGTAATGGTTTTGGTACTGCAGGTCAGGGGTATATCCGAATTGGCTTAATCGCTGATACAGCTATTTTACAAGAAGCGGCTAGCAGGATTGCTCGTGTGTACAAGCAATTCAATAACTAA
- a CDS encoding mannitol-1-phosphate 5-dehydrogenase, which produces MKAVHFGAGNIGRGFIGEILHKNGFDITFVDINETLIDALNDRESYEIEYADDAHQRLTVSGFSGINNGKNPEAVSQAVAEADIVTTAIGPNILPYIAELIANGIKLRRENDDTRPMDIVACENMIGGTDFLNEKVSAYFDEADRVYVDQYIGFPNAAVDRIVPMQSHEDPLFVSVEPFSEWVIDQTNVKGTQIKLDGVLYVEDLLPYIERKLFSVNTGHATTAYTGKHFGYETIDQALEDEKVLQQLKAVLAETGALLVEKWGFDQEAHAAYANKIVGRFQNSHISDAITRVARTPIRKLGYDERFIRPIREAKERGLSYDALLATVAYIFEYNDAEDEQSQELQKMLAEQPLNQVIQTVTGLEDADLINEIKGKIQ; this is translated from the coding sequence ATGAAAGCTGTACATTTTGGTGCTGGTAATATTGGTCGTGGATTTATAGGTGAAATCCTACATAAGAATGGCTTTGACATTACTTTTGTGGATATTAATGAAACATTAATCGATGCTTTAAACGACCGTGAAAGTTACGAAATTGAATACGCTGATGATGCCCACCAACGCTTAACTGTTTCTGGTTTCAGTGGTATAAATAACGGGAAAAATCCTGAAGCGGTATCTCAAGCGGTAGCTGAAGCAGATATTGTGACCACTGCTATTGGGCCTAATATCCTGCCTTACATTGCTGAATTAATTGCTAATGGGATTAAATTACGTCGGGAAAATGACGATACACGTCCAATGGATATCGTTGCTTGTGAGAACATGATTGGTGGGACAGACTTCTTAAATGAGAAAGTATCTGCTTACTTCGATGAGGCGGATCGTGTATACGTTGACCAATATATTGGTTTCCCCAATGCAGCGGTTGACCGTATTGTGCCTATGCAAAGTCATGAAGATCCTTTATTTGTATCAGTTGAACCTTTCAGTGAATGGGTAATTGACCAAACGAATGTGAAAGGGACTCAAATCAAACTTGATGGTGTATTATACGTAGAAGATTTACTTCCTTATATTGAACGTAAATTATTCTCAGTGAACACTGGACATGCCACAACAGCCTATACTGGTAAACACTTTGGCTATGAAACAATTGATCAAGCACTAGAAGATGAAAAAGTTTTACAACAATTAAAGGCCGTCTTAGCAGAAACAGGAGCTTTATTAGTTGAAAAATGGGGATTTGACCAAGAAGCACATGCAGCTTATGCCAATAAAATTGTGGGACGCTTCCAAAATAGCCACATTTCTGACGCCATCACTCGTGTTGCGCGTACGCCAATTCGTAAATTGGGCTATGATGAACGTTTTATCCGTCCAATTCGAGAGGCAAAAGAACGTGGCTTATCTTACGATGCCTTACTAGCAACTGTAGCTTACATCTTTGAATATAATGATGCAGAAGACGAGCAAAGCCAAGAGTTACAAAAAATGTTGGCAGAACAACCACTTAACCAAGTCATCCAAACCGTCACTGGTCTTGAAGATGCCGACTTAATTAATGAAATTAAAGGCAAGATTCAATAG
- a CDS encoding PTS sugar transporter subunit IIA: MELKKELIQLNNTFTSKEEAIRAAGQLLVQDGAVDADYVEGMIEREGIVSTYMGNFVAIPHGTDDSKNHVNHTAISFVQVPKGIDFSDDGKEEKLAMAVFGIAGVGDDHLDLLSKIAVFCSDVANVVRLGDAKTAEEVIDMLKEVEA, translated from the coding sequence ATGGAATTGAAAAAAGAGTTAATTCAGTTGAATAATACATTTACTTCAAAAGAGGAAGCCATTCGTGCTGCTGGCCAATTATTGGTCCAAGACGGTGCGGTTGATGCGGATTATGTAGAGGGCATGATAGAACGTGAAGGTATTGTATCAACCTATATGGGGAATTTTGTAGCTATTCCACACGGTACAGATGATAGTAAAAACCACGTGAACCATACGGCAATTTCTTTCGTGCAAGTACCAAAGGGAATTGATTTCTCTGATGACGGTAAGGAAGAAAAATTAGCTATGGCTGTCTTTGGGATTGCTGGTGTGGGTGATGACCACTTAGATTTATTATCTAAAATTGCCGTCTTCTGTTCTGACGTAGCTAACGTTGTTCGTCTAGGAGATGCAAAAACGGCTGAAGAAGTGATTGATATGTTGAAGGAGGTTGAAGCGTAA